TACACAGTCATTTGACCTACTGTtcttataaaaatattgatcagtgcagcttttaataataataatgaatgtgGGTTTGTGTGcgacacaaaaacatgcatacatgagcacccaaacacacatgcatacacaagaGAAACTGGGAAACAAGGCTCCCTTTATGGAGGCGGGTCGGGGAAGCCCCACCAAAACCTCAGCAGCACTGAGTCCCTTGGCTGTTCCCTCCACTACACCCTGGGCACACAGAGAATACCAGCTATTCTGCTGCGATCGGGTGGCCCtgccaacaacagcagcagctaaagagagggaagggaagcCTGGCTATGGCCCACAACCTAAAATAGACACTATATATAAAAATCAAGCAACACATTTAGGTCTAGTCtataaaaacattgtttataCATAATCGTGATGTTTACCAAAAGGCTATTTGTGGACACCGTGGACCACAGACATTTTATATCTGACTGAATTGTCCTCTATGAAAAACTCCATCTGCTCTCACTACTCATGAAGAGATGTATAATCCATTCTGAATTGTAAATATCCAATGTGTGCTGACTGTATTTAATTACAGGATATGCAGCACATCTACACGAGCCCAGGCTGTGAATGCTCCCTGTTGTATAACAGAACCGGCAACAGCAAATCACAACAAATTGTTACACAACTGTAAAATAGTCTCAACAGTGGCATTATGTTGTATTCATTCAGGAGCTGGCTACTGTTTACTGGCACGTATTTCTTGCCAATGCTAAAAATATCCACCCACGTCTCAGGAAAAACAAGGCAGAAGTCGCACTTCACACATCGAGCATTAAATCAGCAGCGAGTCTCTCGGCAAACTCAACTGACAATCTGCCCCTGCTTGTACTGTAGCTTTACGAGCGGCATGGAGGATTGGTGGAGAGAATACCACTTTCAAGCAGGGTGTGACTGATTGATAAGGCCATTGAATTTCAAAGCAGCAACAACTGCAGAACAGTAAGAGGCAATACTGCAGGTACTGAAATATACTTCAATCACTATTTGGCCAGAGTGGAGCTTGACAAAACTAATCCCTTGGACACATGCTGAAAACTCTGCCCACAGGAACGGCTATGTCCATTTCACCACCGTGGTTTAAGTGTTGTGACAAATCTGAAATGTTAACCACTTACACCATGGAAATCAATCTGCATGTTTTAACAGAAGCCAGAAGGAGACAGTTCAGCTTGTGCTCACTAAGAGGGATTAAAGCTGATGTTCAATGGACTTCTGCTGCCACCAAGAAGGAACAGCTATGCTTGCTTAATTGCTAAGACGTGTTATTGACGAGAAAGCTGCCTTGATCCAATATCAGTTTCTTTAGCTGTCTGACACTAATAAACTCCAGAGACCCCTGCAACCCTCTTTCTTAAAGGGATCTCTGAAGTTAGATCAGGATGAAATCGCACAAGTAAGTGGAACATAAACAAAGCTGAATGGTgcatattcataaaaaaaagtattgctTGTGCTCCAGAATAAAATGAGCGCCACACAGTCATGACTTTATAGTGTTGACAAAGGGGAGACAGGGATAATGAGTCCTAACACAGTCAGGGTACAAAACATTCTGGTGTGTTCAAGATTGAGTAGCTGTGCTTATTTGCATGCATGGATAAAATACAGCAGGACATCAAGAGGTGCGgatagacagagaaagaggacacagaggaggttGGGAGGGAATGAGGAGAAAATAACACATAGGTAAGTCAGACTGGAAGAGTGACACAGGCAGCATGAacgggaggaggagggtggtaTGATGGAGACAGAAGACGGGAGCTGTCGGCTGTTTATGGATAAAAATGCACTTCCtgaatgtgtgtaatgtgtggCTGCAAATGATAAAGACAGGTAATTAGTGGCTTATCTACTGTTAAGCAGACAACTCCTTCACACTCAATCTGTGTGCACAGTAGCACAAAACACAGGCCTTAACGTGGAggatggcacacacacacacacacacacatacattagcAAAAACCATCCCTTAAGTATCTCTAAAGTATTTTTATTCCCATTAAAAGGAAAACTAATTTGTTCTGAAATTCTCATTAATTGGTAACCTTTTACCTCTATTCACTACATCATCTTTTCcatcctccatctttttcttccctcccttTTAGTCTTATTTGTTAATACCATTGCTTCAATGTGAACAGATATAGAATCAGCTGCTGGAGAAACTTTCAGCTCTTAACACAGTAAACCAGAAAGAATCTGGTGGTGCACTGGAAAAAATCATTTAGACATTTATGGAAAGCACAAATATGTGATTATGTGAATGTGGTGAAGTGTACAAATGTGTACAGATTTGAagacaaacacatgtacacatagcACAAAACATGACAATCACGACTATGACACTGATTCCTTGCAGATTGCTTCATACTGTTCCTCCATGCCTCTAACtgtaaaaacatgtattaaTGAGTCACACAAAGTGAAGTTTGAGGCAACCTTTTCCCCTTCAcatgcatgtatacacacacacacacacacacacacacacactatctctcCAAATTAACACTTctaaaacacagacactcatGCCAGCAGTAAGAGGAAAAAGCTTGGCTGCAGGTACAAATGAAGTCCCTGCGGGTTCCACTGCCTCCCATCTGTTACTGAATTCTCTGTGCACTCTTGTCAATTCTCCATAGTCTCTGTTTCGCTGTCATCAGACGTTGGTTTGTGACAGAACAACAGATTACTTGTGCAATGAGGCACTGCAATTATTCACAAATACTGAATTTTGAATTAAAACATGTGCATTTAAATATTCTTTCTCTTGTTGTTCTTACCCGCCTTCAAAGATGCGAACACGAGACGCTTCGCTTTGTTTGGAGGTGGAGggtccttcctcttctttcatctctttattctcctccttttcatgctgctgctgatcctTTACTTTTGTGAGGGTGATGGGTGGGGTGGCATGTACCTACACTcaagacacagagaaaaattcaaaacaacttaaaataaaatgctaaCTGTTTTTGGTTAAAAGAGTACTCTGCCAATTTAGTGTTGAATTCCTATAACGTTGTTGGATTCATGATGAActattttaaaagaaatcagAACACTGATGCAGCAGAACTGTGGCATTTGACCGCCGACAGTTCGGCTGGAGATTTGGGTGCGTTACGCTAGTAGCAGCTATTGTAACTTCAAGCCGTTcgcagagagaaagaatatGCTCCAGAGCTAGTTCAATTCTTTCTAAATCCACATAcccattattattttttcaatttcaagCTTGTAGCCTTCAGCCCCTCAACTGCCTCAAATGGCATCACTTGAGGCAAATGTATCATATTTCGCATAGCTTTGGAGCCATAGAAGGCATCATACAATACTTATGCACCCACAACCTGTAAACAggctttgatgtgtaaaatcgtGGAGTACCCCTTTAAACACACTAATGGAGtcatatgtaaaatgtaaagttttattaaaaaaagattagtAGTATCACATTCTATAGAAGTCCAAGGTCTCTTTAAAAGAgtaatcatttcatttaagtTATAAATTAAGTTACATTAAGTTATAAATACAGTACTGTGGTTATATTTACCTCTGACACACGTGGGGTCCTGCTACTGGCAGGGGCCACTTTGCTTTTGGTCGGGGTCGGGGCCATGGCCATAGTGTACGTCTCTGAGCTGTGCCTCTGTTTGGAGCACAGTAGAGACAATGCCACCTTGGTGCTGAGGCCTGGCAAGTTGGGGTTGTGAGCACTGACGCTCCAGGTAGAATAAACTGAGGCGCATGGGTCCCTCAGGGCAGATGGGTTGGGTTTGACATAGTTCAGGTAGCACCAGTTGACTGAGGTGGAGGTGTGGAGGTTGGGGTATGAAGGGGTGCTTGGTCTTCCAACCCCCCCTTCGACAACTGGCACCTCCACCTTTTTCTGACTTGATTTCTCAGttgcttccttctcctcctcatccttttCCCTCCTATTATCTTTCCTTGGTATATGCTCCCGGTCCTCCTTCACTTTCACAGTTGTCACCTCTGCCCTCTCTGGCTgtttcttccctccatcctccaggTTTCTCGCAGTGGCTTTgctttcttcttcctgtcttaCCTTCTGTTctacatcctcctcctcctcctcctcctcctcctcctctccagcctTATATTgctccccctccccttcctcttttACCCTTTTCTGGTGACGCTGGGCCTCTGTGCTGAGCTCCAGACTGGCTGCAGGAGAAAGCATGCGTTTACTTCCTCCAGCCCCCAGTGGACCGTATCCCTCCCCAGATCCTGAGGCCAGCTCCACAGGCAGTGACAGGGGAAGAAGGCTCTTGATGTCAGGAGAGGGGACCTTCAAGTAGGACCTTTGCAGCTTGTCACGCTCCACCTGACCCATGACAACCATAGCTGTGCAAGAAACGGgttcctgtgagtgtgtggaggcCAGGATCTGGGACAGGGTGGTGTACATGGCACTGGCATAGGTAGGTATATGGGTCTGGAGGCGCACTGGCACCACAAAGGACACTACTGGTGTAAGCTGTGTCAGACATGTGGCGATAACCGGCCGTGGGTGTTGGTAGGAAATTGTTACGAGGGACTGATGGGTAGAGGACATGGAAGAGTTGGAGGGTCTACTCTCTGTTGTAGAAGGGGAAGGAACATGTGCAGTAAGTCTTGGAGGAAAAGGCAAGTACAGAGCCCGACTAGCTCTAGTCCTGGAAGAGAACTGGAGAGGAACTAGAGTAGGAAGCTGATGGAATGGTATACCCAACTGTTCTGCCATGTGGATCTGCGCTGGGTGTATCTGTATAGGTGGAGGTCCTGGTTGTGAATGTAAGAAGGCTGGGTGAATGATTTGGGTGGACAGTGCTTCAGAGAAGGCTGTGGTGACGGGGAGTAACTGAGATAATGATCCTGGGGGAAATGGTTGCTGGCCCCTGGGCTGCAAAGGGAGCACATCCTGAGAGGGTGGGAAGATTTCAGGCTGTAACAGATGCAAAGTTTTCCCCGTGGCTTCCAGGCTGAAGCGGGAGCTTGCTTCAGTTGAGTAGAGAGGAGAATGGATGGAGCGGGAAGGCCCAGGCTTCGGACTCTCTGCTCTGGACAACTGACTCATGCTAGTTCCCTCCTCCGGCTCAGGCTCCCCTAAGGTGGCATGTTTCACAAGGAGACactttctcctttctttccaGGAGGATGCAGACTGCTGAGGGGACAGGGACCCATAGTCAAAGGACTTACTTCTGGTCTCTGACGTCTGCTCTGTTTGTTGGGGGCTAGTTGGGGCCTGCTCTGAGGCTGACCGCCTCATCTCCTTGTGGctttggtggtgttggtgggaagCGGATGGCACCATCAACATCTGGGAGCTTTGGCTACTGGAGGCCCAGACAGGAGGCTCTGATCTTGCTGTGTCCTCAAAAGATGCAGAAAGGCTTGAAGCATGGGAGATGTTGCTTTCTTGACTGGGGCTGcgaggcagagacacagactcAAAGCTAGACTCCCCAGAGGACTGGGCTGCTTCTGCCAGGCGGagtctcttcttctttggtggCAGCTTCTCTGCTGGGAGCTGGGCCAGAGTCTGGCTACGCTGAGGCCACTGGaactcctccactctctctgcctcctaGGACAGACAAATAGTTTACTAATTTGACATCCCATGTAAAATGAAGGGGCACTAACTGCTCACCAGCTCAAAATATTTCTTAGGGTGTTGATGTTAAAGAATCAAATCGAAGGAAAACACCCTTAAATCAATGCATGTTTCATATATATCTAACATGAACCAATGCAATGATTTAAGGTCCTTAATTTTGACGGGAGGGAGCTCAAATTGTTCAAAAAGCAAGGCAGTCATATTGTataaaatggacaaaatatAAAGCTAGATGCTACTCTAAACAAACATGTACCTTGGATGAGGATGCTGTCACTGGCGGCGACACAGATGGCATGTCAGCATCAGGCTCCACAGTAACAAGGATCTCTGGCACTTGGATGTTTGGCTGGCGGATGAGGCGAGATGTAGAGGGTGATGGTTTTGGCTCgggttgttgtgttttctgactCTCTCTGAGGTCTGGTTCCTGGCTTTCCATGGATATACTCTCCTGCTTCTCAAAAGAGCTTGTGTGTTGGATGACAGACACACCcttcctgtcctgctgctgctgctgttgttttggctCAGTCTGTAAAGAAACACCTAGCAACAAAAGACACAACAAATTAGATACTTTCATATTAATttgctgtgctgcttttaagaacatttaactgtttttgcatttcattcCTTTATCTGTAGCGTACTTTTACACAGTTTGGGTTTACTTTACATCAGTGATGTAGATAGAGATATTTACTTGCCatgtatatacattttttagCTATTCAGGTTTGTCAGATGttaaaagaagataaaaaggTGTGAAAGAAAGTAAAATCATTCAGGAAACTCACACAGGAtaataatattatcattttatctgCTACTGCACGGATACATAAACAAACCTGAGAGGGCCTGGCTGTGCTCTGGTCTGCTTGGCAGAGGAATAAGATCTGCAGAGCTGCCTGACATGGCTACAGATCCAGGGCTGGGAGGATCCTCCTCAAgactttcctctttcctcctcttcctcacagcCATGGCCAGCGCTCGGAACTTATAGTGCATCATCTGGGGGCGATCCtccctgcatgttttagccGCATCCCTGCTCTCTTGTTCTACTGTTTGCTGCCCTGGGCATATGCCTCTGTGGGCCTCGTAGCCTTCACTGTGCGGGAGGTGGGCCCCACATGTTTCGCATTCAAACAGACTTGGGCTcctttgctgttgctgttgtggcTGCCTGGCTAGTTCAGTGCCTCCGGCTGAAGAGGTGGGACCGGCCTCCTCCAGCAGTAGCTCAGCTCCCAGAGGAACTTCTATGGCAGGCTGGCGCCTCAGCATACGCTGGGCATGACCGACCCTCATCTCTGCTACCACCGCTTGCTGCTCATCGAATGACTGGCAGAGGCGGTAACCTCTGTGAGACGTGGTGCCAGACGTAGAGGGCTCTCCTTGGCTGGTAGATGATGGCATCGAGTGGCTTCTAAGCAGAGGCACTGATGACAGTTCCTGAGTACCTAGCTGATCTGCCTCAGGATTGTGGATGTGCCTCAAACCACTGGGGCCAGGGGCTTCTCCTTTGGGATCGAATGTGTAGGGATCTTTTGTGGTGGTAAATTTTGGTGACTCCATGCTGCTCTTCCTGGACAGAGAAGAGCGTCTGGGCTTTACACTGTCAATCTCACTGGTGTCTACTACTGCTTCATTAATAGTGATGAGCTTGGTAATGTGTTCTATTACTTGTGTTTTGGGTACAGCAAAGGGAATGCCCTTGTCCTCCGTACCTGAGGATGAGGACAGTGAAGAATGAGCCTGCTGTTGATGGGGACTGCGCTGCTGCCCTCCCAGCCTTCCATATTTCCCCAGAATAATTTCTGCGTAGGTTTTGGCACTGGCACTGGGAGGGCTGACTTGGGACAGGTCAGTGCTGCCTGAACCGGAGAAGTAGCCAGACTCTGTGCTGCCCTTACTGCCAGGGCCTAGAGATGAAGATGAGGtcgagagggaggaaggagggtcATCTGGTGAAGCCATCGGGCCACGTTTCCTTTCACTAAGCCTTAGTGCCAGCCTTTGCTTGACAGCCTGGGAGTCTTCAGGCCTCTGGCTCTCCTCTGAACTTCCCAGCAGCTCCTTGGGGCCTTTCCTCTGTTGGCCCAACATCTCTTTAGAGGAAGGTTTTCTGTGTTGGCCCGTCTCCTCTTCAGA
The nucleotide sequence above comes from Pempheris klunzingeri isolate RE-2024b chromosome 8, fPemKlu1.hap1, whole genome shotgun sequence. Encoded proteins:
- the LOC139204972 gene encoding transcription factor HIVEP3 isoform X1, with product MEAEPSRPADGERSGRQEQQHVTAESSIGSCPPQQPQQPPNPRPVHRALGRLQNRQPKRTDLLLRLQQQQAIAWQHSDTPGPAGGSFSSASSSTSSLPSTSSTRGEHGHGVPSQSSQEGPAQEGVSSPRKGEKKPQKPGKYVCTYCGRPCAKPSVLQKHIRSHTGERPYPCAPCGFSFKTKSNLYKHRKSHAHRIKAGLASSRDEPSFSGPEGSGIGEDPEEHTEGESTESEEETGQHRKPSSKEMLGQQRKGPKELLGSSEESQRPEDSQAVKQRLALRLSERKRGPMASPDDPPSSLSTSSSSLGPGSKGSTESGYFSGSGSTDLSQVSPPSASAKTYAEIILGKYGRLGGQQRSPHQQQAHSSLSSSSGTEDKGIPFAVPKTQVIEHITKLITINEAVVDTSEIDSVKPRRSSLSRKSSMESPKFTTTKDPYTFDPKGEAPGPSGLRHIHNPEADQLGTQELSSVPLLRSHSMPSSTSQGEPSTSGTTSHRGYRLCQSFDEQQAVVAEMRVGHAQRMLRRQPAIEVPLGAELLLEEAGPTSSAGGTELARQPQQQQQRSPSLFECETCGAHLPHSEGYEAHRGICPGQQTVEQESRDAAKTCREDRPQMMHYKFRALAMAVRKRRKEESLEEDPPSPGSVAMSGSSADLIPLPSRPEHSQALSGVSLQTEPKQQQQQQDRKGVSVIQHTSSFEKQESISMESQEPDLRESQKTQQPEPKPSPSTSRLIRQPNIQVPEILVTVEPDADMPSVSPPVTASSSKEAERVEEFQWPQRSQTLAQLPAEKLPPKKKRLRLAEAAQSSGESSFESVSLPRSPSQESNISHASSLSASFEDTARSEPPVWASSSQSSQMLMVPSASHQHHQSHKEMRRSASEQAPTSPQQTEQTSETRSKSFDYGSLSPQQSASSWKERRKCLLVKHATLGEPEPEEGTSMSQLSRAESPKPGPSRSIHSPLYSTEASSRFSLEATGKTLHLLQPEIFPPSQDVLPLQPRGQQPFPPGSLSQLLPVTTAFSEALSTQIIHPAFLHSQPGPPPIQIHPAQIHMAEQLGIPFHQLPTLVPLQFSSRTRASRALYLPFPPRLTAHVPSPSTTESRPSNSSMSSTHQSLVTISYQHPRPVIATCLTQLTPVVSFVVPVRLQTHIPTYASAMYTTLSQILASTHSQEPVSCTAMVVMGQVERDKLQRSYLKVPSPDIKSLLPLSLPVELASGSGEGYGPLGAGGSKRMLSPAASLELSTEAQRHQKRVKEEGEGEQYKAGEEEEEEEEEEDVEQKVRQEEESKATARNLEDGGKKQPERAEVTTVKVKEDREHIPRKDNRREKDEEEKEATEKSSQKKVEVPVVEGGVGRPSTPSYPNLHTSTSVNWCYLNYVKPNPSALRDPCASVYSTWSVSAHNPNLPGLSTKVALSLLCSKQRHSSETYTMAMAPTPTKSKVAPASSRTPRVSEVHATPPITLTKVKDQQQHEKEENKEMKEEEGPSTSKQSEASRVRIFEGGYKSNEEYVYVRGRGRGKYICGECGIRCKKPSMLKKHIRTHTDVRPYICKHCNFAFKTKGNLTKHMKSKAHGKKCQAMGVSESSLDEPESEETAGSDERVCGSEEQEEHQFSDVEESEDDDDNDDDDDEEEESASHDDPQSSCSSDTHPSTGGHSSCSRHSQQGTPESEPPGLSPSPGQEPPPRGVWPSRRAASPGSRRALFSRRGWKASPRAFSPSSESCSPSRSLSPRLELSSPIHSLSPRTELSSPSRHVSPSPERGPSPIRPLSPLLPILPSCYRSSQARTPPSPLGLQHRTPGYLPWESPGTKGSHFKLEKSSTATGGPMLPEASLFPPAFRLSTCEGYPGHQTADNIFSHLPMHSQQAKVPYLMIPIGGIQMVQARPRSHPTTPSSPTSPPMEGPSLARFESYWGGTPRTQGLRTPGDHWSEYQAAGTSQSGRCSLSTALTCSKPELETTDSKQYGSSHSSTHTHRPATGTTEHRVRDSRSRAPLSLAAPVASHVIGQQPEGEELPSGGDRVEGGAKGDSRTDQST
- the LOC139204972 gene encoding transcription factor HIVEP3 isoform X2 codes for the protein MEAEPSRPADGERSGRQEQQHVTAESSIGSCPPQQPQQPPNPRPVHRALGRLQNRQPKRTDLLLRLQQQQAIAWQHSDTPGPAGGSFSSASSSTSSLPSTSSTRGEHGHGVPSQSSQEGPAQEGVSSPRKGEKKPQKPGKYVCTYCGRPCAKPSVLQKHIRSHTGERPYPCAPCGFSFKTKSNLYKHRKSHAHRIKAGLASSRDEPSFSGPEGSGIGEDPEEHTEGESTESEEETGQHRKPSSKEMLGQQRKGPKELLGSSEESQRPEDSQAVKQRLALRLSERKRGPMASPDDPPSSLSTSSSSLGPGSKGSTESGYFSGSGSTDLSQVSPPSASAKTYAEIILGKYGRLGGQQRSPHQQQAHSSLSSSSGTEDKGIPFAVPKTQVIEHITKLITINEAVVDTSEIDSVKPRRSSLSRKSSMESPKFTTTKDPYTFDPKGEAPGPSGLRHIHNPEADQLGTQELSSVPLLRSHSMPSSTSQGEPSTSGTTSHRGYRLCQSFDEQQAVVAEMRVGHAQRMLRRQPAIEVPLGAELLLEEAGPTSSAGGTELARQPQQQQQRSPSLFECETCGAHLPHSEGYEAHRGICPGQQTVEQESRDAAKTCREDRPQMMHYKFRALAMAVRKRRKEESLEEDPPSPGSVAMSGSSADLIPLPSRPEHSQALSGVSLQTEPKQQQQQQDRKGVSVIQHTSSFEKQESISMESQEPDLRESQKTQQPEPKPSPSTSRLIRQPNIQVPEILVTVEPDADMPSVSPPVTASSSKEAERVEEFQWPQRSQTLAQLPAEKLPPKKKRLRLAEAAQSSGESSFESVSLPRSPSQESNISHASSLSASFEDTARSEPPVWASSSQSSQMLMVPSASHQHHQSHKEMRRSASEQAPTSPQQTEQTSETRSKSFDYGSLSPQQSASSWKERRKCLLVKHATLGEPEPEEGTSMSQLSRAESPKPGPSRSIHSPLYSTEASSRFSLEATGKTLHLLQPEIFPPSQDVLPLQPRGQQPFPPGSLSQLLPVTTAFSEALSTQIIHPAFLHSQPGPPPIQIHPAQIHMAEQLGIPFHQLPTLVPLQFSSRTRASRALYLPFPPRLTAHVPSPSTTESRPSNSSMSSTHQSLVTISYQHPRPVIATCLTQLTPVVSFVVPVRLQTHIPTYASAMYTTLSQILASTHSQEPVSCTAMVVMGQVERDKLQRSYLKVPSPDIKSLLPLSLPVELASGSGEGYGPLGAGGSKRMLSPAASLELSTEAQRHQKRVKEEGEGEQYKAGEEEEEEEEEEDVEQKVRQEEESKATARNLEDGGKKQPERAEVTTVKVKEDREHIPRKDNRREKDEEEKEATEKSSQKKVEVPVVEGGVGRPSTPSYPNLHTSTSVNWCYLNYVKPNPSALRDPCASVYSTWSVSAHNPNLPGLSTKVALSLLCSKQRHSSETYTMAMAPTPTKSKVAPASSRTPRVSEVHATPPITLTKVKDQQQHEKEENKEMKEEEGPSTSKQSEASRVRIFEGGYKSNEEYVYVRGRGRGKYICGECGIRCKKPSMLKKHIRTHTDVRPYICKHCNFAFKTKGNLTKHMKSKAHGKKCQAMGVSESSLDEPESEETGSDERVCGSEEQEEHQFSDVEESEDDDDNDDDDDEEEESASHDDPQSSCSSDTHPSTGGHSSCSRHSQQGTPESEPPGLSPSPGQEPPPRGVWPSRRAASPGSRRALFSRRGWKASPRAFSPSSESCSPSRSLSPRLELSSPIHSLSPRTELSSPSRHVSPSPERGPSPIRPLSPLLPILPSCYRSSQARTPPSPLGLQHRTPGYLPWESPGTKGSHFKLEKSSTATGGPMLPEASLFPPAFRLSTCEGYPGHQTADNIFSHLPMHSQQAKVPYLMIPIGGIQMVQARPRSHPTTPSSPTSPPMEGPSLARFESYWGGTPRTQGLRTPGDHWSEYQAAGTSQSGRCSLSTALTCSKPELETTDSKQYGSSHSSTHTHRPATGTTEHRVRDSRSRAPLSLAAPVASHVIGQQPEGEELPSGGDRVEGGAKGDSRTDQST